In Legionella beliardensis, the following are encoded in one genomic region:
- the gshB gene encoding glutathione synthase, translated as MKLAVLMDPLHLLKPYKDTTVAMLKSAQELSWSCAYFTPRDIVCRAGEAYANVSSLTILDENQAHWAETTPLGERPLSDFDIILMRKDPPFDMEYIYNTYALELAEQAGVLIANKPQSLRDANEKFFTLNFKACCPPTLVSKDINYLRAFWQEHRDVIFKPLEGMGGQAIFHVDEKGENLSVILEVLTRQQSVSIMAQKYIPQIKTSGDKRIIVINGAPISHALARMPAEGELRGNLAAGGRGTVVPITERDRFICQELAPTLQKKGLYFVGIDVIGDYLTEINVTSPTCAKEIMTATGIDITGMYLQFLATLVSSKS; from the coding sequence ATGAAATTAGCAGTATTAATGGATCCACTGCATCTCTTAAAGCCTTATAAAGATACCACGGTAGCAATGCTTAAAAGCGCACAAGAATTAAGCTGGTCTTGTGCTTATTTTACCCCTCGCGATATTGTCTGTCGTGCGGGAGAAGCATATGCCAATGTAAGTAGCCTTACCATTCTTGATGAAAATCAAGCACACTGGGCCGAAACAACGCCACTAGGGGAACGCCCTTTAAGTGATTTTGATATCATTTTAATGCGCAAAGATCCGCCATTTGATATGGAATATATTTATAATACATATGCATTAGAATTGGCTGAGCAAGCTGGTGTTTTAATAGCAAATAAGCCACAAAGTTTACGTGACGCTAATGAGAAGTTTTTTACGCTTAACTTCAAGGCTTGTTGCCCCCCTACCTTAGTATCGAAAGATATAAATTATTTGCGGGCATTCTGGCAAGAGCATCGTGATGTCATTTTTAAACCATTAGAGGGAATGGGTGGGCAAGCTATTTTTCATGTTGATGAAAAAGGTGAAAATTTATCGGTCATTTTGGAGGTACTTACACGCCAGCAGTCAGTCAGTATTATGGCGCAAAAATACATTCCGCAAATAAAAACCTCTGGTGATAAGCGCATCATTGTTATTAATGGCGCACCTATTTCACATGCCCTAGCTCGTATGCCAGCGGAAGGAGAATTGCGCGGTAATTTGGCTGCTGGCGGGAGAGGCACCGTTGTTCCTATCACCGAACGTGATCGCTTTATTTGCCAAGAGCTAGCACCTACCCTACAAAAAAAAGGGCTTTATTTTGTTGGAATTGATGTAATAGGCGATTATCTCACGGAAATTAATGTAACAAGCCCAACCTGCGCTAAAGAAATAATGACTGCCACAGGCATAGACATTACCGGTATGTACTTGCAGTTTTTAGCAACCCTTGTTTCAAGCAAATCCTAG
- a CDS encoding DMT family transporter, whose amino-acid sequence MKKTLYLLYQGQQALLLLVLLGFIWGSGYSLAKYAMINSVPPLAYAFWQSLGPALLLTILCLWKQKKALFKPAYWPYYFMCGLLGITIPNTNMYFVANHIPAGLLAVLVNTVPLLVYPLALMFKLEQFDLRRIIAVALGMLGILLILSPTSTGLVSYWALITLISPLSFACCSIYIGIYQPKTIDALPAACGMLITATLILIPILIKQHTFYSLMPPFTLPKQAILLEILLSSLGYILFFKLIHVAGPVFYSLTGGVVALTGLWWGFFIFQEIPNQIQCIAALSIILAIFLLSWCQSQQKRYPLAYEA is encoded by the coding sequence TTGAAAAAAACATTGTATTTGTTATATCAAGGGCAACAAGCATTATTGCTTTTAGTCTTACTAGGCTTCATCTGGGGTTCAGGCTACAGCTTGGCCAAATATGCCATGATAAATAGTGTACCCCCTCTTGCTTATGCCTTTTGGCAATCACTAGGGCCGGCACTGTTGTTAACAATTTTATGTTTATGGAAACAGAAGAAAGCACTTTTTAAGCCTGCTTATTGGCCTTATTATTTTATGTGTGGTTTATTAGGTATAACCATTCCAAATACTAACATGTATTTTGTTGCCAACCATATTCCAGCAGGATTATTGGCCGTGCTGGTTAATACTGTACCTTTACTCGTTTACCCTTTAGCTTTAATGTTTAAGTTAGAACAATTTGATTTAAGACGCATTATTGCTGTAGCCTTAGGCATGCTCGGTATTTTACTCATTTTATCACCAACTAGCACTGGCTTGGTTTCTTACTGGGCGTTAATCACTTTAATCAGCCCTCTGTCTTTTGCTTGTTGCTCTATTTATATTGGTATTTATCAGCCAAAAACGATAGATGCGCTCCCTGCTGCCTGTGGCATGCTAATTACAGCGACCCTTATTCTTATTCCTATCTTAATTAAACAACATACCTTTTATTCACTCATGCCCCCGTTCACACTGCCTAAGCAAGCTATTTTACTAGAGATTCTATTATCGAGCTTAGGTTATATTCTTTTTTTTAAATTAATCCATGTTGCAGGCCCGGTTTTTTATAGCTTAACAGGTGGTGTTGTGGCACTAACAGGTTTATGGTGGGGATTTTTTATCTTTCAAGAAATACCAAATCAAATTCAATGTATCGCGGCTCTTAGCATCATTCTTGCTATTTTTCTGCTATCATGGTGTCAGTCGCAACAAAAGCGTTATCCCCTAGCATATGAAGCATGA
- the trmL gene encoding tRNA (uridine(34)/cytosine(34)/5-carboxymethylaminomethyluridine(34)-2'-O)-methyltransferase TrmL, whose protein sequence is MLHIALYQPEIPPNTGNIIRLCANSGAQLHLIHPLGFELDDKRMRRAGLDYHEWANIIHYNNEQAFIDENKHRRIFACSTKGKQNYHTITYQDEDLLLFGPETRGLPSSMLESYTPIRIPMQKNSRSLNLSNAVAIILFEAWRQLGFA, encoded by the coding sequence ATGCTGCATATTGCTTTATATCAACCTGAAATTCCACCTAATACGGGTAATATCATTCGCTTATGCGCTAACAGTGGCGCGCAGTTACACCTTATTCACCCTTTAGGATTTGAGTTAGATGATAAGAGAATGAGGCGTGCTGGTCTTGATTATCATGAATGGGCAAACATTATTCATTATAACAATGAACAAGCATTTATCGATGAGAATAAACATCGCCGAATTTTTGCATGCTCTACGAAGGGCAAGCAAAATTATCATACGATTACTTATCAAGACGAGGATTTACTTTTATTTGGCCCAGAAACTCGAGGTTTGCCTAGCTCAATGCTAGAAAGTTATACTCCTATTCGTATTCCTATGCAGAAAAATAGCCGCAGCTTAAATCTATCTAATGCTGTTGCTATTATCTTATTTGAAGCGTGGCGTCAGCTAGGATTTGCTTGA
- a CDS encoding rhodanese-like domain-containing protein, which translates to MNPKQPVPTIDVHELKRLLDNDAHLCLIDVRELDEWEEVHIPNAIHIPKDELPHAITTRIPDVDQPIYLHCKAGVRSLNSAQQLMAMGYKHVYSVNGGIVEWANHHYPIIHK; encoded by the coding sequence ATGAACCCAAAACAACCTGTACCTACTATTGATGTGCATGAATTAAAACGATTACTTGATAATGATGCCCATCTTTGTTTAATCGATGTGAGAGAGCTTGATGAGTGGGAAGAAGTGCATATACCAAATGCAATTCATATTCCTAAAGATGAGCTTCCTCATGCCATTACCACCCGTATTCCTGATGTTGACCAACCAATTTATCTACATTGTAAAGCCGGTGTACGTTCCTTAAATTCAGCACAACAATTAATGGCTATGGGTTACAAGCATGTTTATTCAGTCAATGGTGGCATTGTTGAATGGGCTAACCATCACTACCCGATTATTCATAAATGA
- the uvrD gene encoding DNA helicase II produces the protein MTAFLDGLNDEQRKAVTASLGNTLVLAGAGSGKTRVLISRIAWLIEHHMMSPYAILAVTFTNKAAGEMKARLNQLLNAPLMGLWVGTFHSLCHRLLRRHYQAAQLPEHFHILDSDDQIRIIKRVIAALKLDPEQWPFKQAQAFINNKKDEGLRPHHIQPLSYGPTRTLLQIYKSYEEACAQAGVIDFAELLLRTHELLRNNPDILAHYQQRFHAILVDEFQDTNAIQYSWIRLLAGDHASVMAVGDDDQSIYSWRGARVENIQQFSEDFKHTEVIRLEQNYRSTSTILSAANALIENNNTRMGKELWTAGTAGEKIIVYSAFNELDEARFVSERIAMAIKQGLNPNDMAVLYRSNAQSRVIEEALLRAGIAYRIHGGVRFFERAEIKDTLAYLRLIANYDDVAAFERVINFPARGIGEKTLDDIRDLAKQEQLSLWQAANKMLQEKRLPSRAALALMKFITLIVNLKQKIQTMALDEQISTVIKDSGLYDHFAKVKNDKAESRLDNLQELINAAKQFRYEQDTEEPIPILVAFLAHASLEAGEMQAQEHEQYVQLMTLHAAKGLEFPIVYLVGLEEGLFPSRQSVEEPGRLEEERRLCYVGMTRAMQKLIVTYAEIRRQYGREEYHKPSRFLREIPEELLDEIRVSARFQAPIIKPATDKSSLMTAKEAGIKIGQAVSHAKFGQGKVLSVEGSGAHTRVQVKFKVHGVKWLVLAYANLTLEGCAS, from the coding sequence ATGACAGCATTCCTTGACGGATTAAATGACGAGCAGCGTAAAGCGGTCACCGCGTCTTTAGGCAATACATTGGTGTTAGCCGGAGCCGGAAGCGGTAAGACCCGAGTATTAATCAGTCGTATTGCCTGGTTAATAGAGCACCACATGATGTCACCATATGCCATTTTAGCGGTAACATTTACCAATAAAGCCGCAGGTGAAATGAAAGCACGGCTTAATCAATTACTCAATGCGCCTTTAATGGGATTGTGGGTAGGGACGTTTCATAGCCTTTGCCATCGTTTATTAAGGCGCCATTACCAAGCTGCCCAATTACCTGAACATTTTCATATTTTAGATAGTGACGATCAGATACGGATTATTAAGCGAGTTATTGCTGCTTTGAAGTTAGATCCCGAGCAGTGGCCGTTTAAGCAAGCGCAAGCTTTTATTAATAACAAGAAGGATGAAGGTTTACGTCCCCATCATATCCAACCTTTATCTTATGGCCCAACGCGCACCTTACTGCAAATTTATAAAAGTTATGAAGAGGCTTGCGCCCAGGCAGGGGTGATTGATTTCGCTGAGCTATTATTACGAACGCATGAATTATTACGCAATAATCCCGATATTTTGGCGCACTATCAGCAACGCTTTCATGCTATTTTAGTTGATGAGTTTCAAGATACCAATGCCATTCAGTATTCATGGATTCGCCTACTCGCAGGAGATCATGCGTCAGTAATGGCAGTAGGGGATGATGATCAGTCCATTTATAGCTGGCGAGGGGCACGCGTTGAAAACATTCAGCAATTTTCAGAAGATTTTAAACACACAGAAGTAATTCGGCTTGAACAAAATTACCGTTCTACGTCTACTATTCTTAGTGCCGCTAATGCATTAATTGAAAATAATAATACGCGGATGGGCAAAGAGTTATGGACAGCCGGAACTGCTGGCGAAAAGATTATTGTTTACAGTGCTTTTAATGAGTTGGATGAAGCGCGTTTTGTCAGCGAACGCATTGCTATGGCCATTAAACAAGGTTTAAATCCAAATGACATGGCTGTCTTATATCGCTCCAATGCGCAATCCCGAGTCATTGAAGAAGCCTTATTGCGGGCAGGAATTGCTTATCGCATTCATGGTGGCGTACGCTTCTTTGAACGTGCAGAAATTAAGGATACGCTGGCTTATTTAAGATTAATAGCTAATTACGATGATGTGGCAGCGTTTGAGCGGGTGATTAACTTCCCAGCGCGTGGTATTGGTGAAAAAACGCTAGACGATATAAGGGATTTAGCGAAACAAGAGCAGCTATCCTTGTGGCAGGCTGCAAATAAAATGCTACAAGAAAAACGATTGCCGTCGCGCGCAGCCCTTGCCTTAATGAAATTTATCACCTTAATTGTAAACTTAAAGCAAAAAATCCAAACGATGGCATTAGATGAACAGATTAGTACAGTCATTAAAGACAGCGGATTGTATGATCATTTTGCTAAAGTGAAAAATGATAAGGCAGAGTCTAGATTAGATAACTTGCAAGAATTGATTAATGCAGCTAAGCAATTTCGTTATGAGCAAGATACTGAAGAGCCTATACCAATATTAGTAGCATTTTTAGCCCATGCTTCTTTAGAAGCAGGCGAAATGCAAGCGCAAGAACATGAGCAATACGTGCAATTAATGACGCTACATGCAGCAAAAGGCCTAGAATTTCCAATCGTATATTTAGTAGGCTTGGAAGAAGGGTTATTTCCTAGTAGGCAATCTGTTGAAGAACCCGGTCGCCTAGAAGAAGAGCGTCGTTTATGTTATGTAGGCATGACCCGCGCTATGCAGAAGTTAATTGTCACTTATGCCGAGATTCGCAGACAATATGGTCGCGAAGAATACCATAAGCCATCACGCTTTTTGCGAGAAATACCGGAAGAATTGCTTGATGAAATCCGAGTCAGTGCTCGTTTTCAAGCGCCTATCATTAAACCTGCGACTGACAAATCCTCGCTAATGACTGCGAAAGAAGCAGGTATAAAAATAGGCCAAGCTGTGTCGCATGCTAAATTTGGCCAGGGTAAGGTTTTATCAGTCGAAGGTAGTGGTGCCCATACGCGGGTACAGGTTAAATTTAAAGTACATGGGGTTAAGTGGTTAGTTTTAGCTTATGCAAATCTAACACTTGAAGGGTGTGCATCATAG
- the glyQ gene encoding glycine--tRNA ligase subunit alpha, which translates to MTHIKTFQDIILTLQNYWAKQGCVILQPLDMEVGAGTFHPATFLRAIGPEPWAAAYVQPSRRPTDGRYGENPNRVQHYYQFQVILKPSPLDIQEKYLDSLRALSVDPLMDDIRFVEDNWESPTLGAWGLGWEVWQNGMEVSQFTYFQQVGGLPCKPVTGELTYGLERLAMFILGVDNLFDLPWSITKQGTITYGDVFHQNEVEMSAYNFEHANTDVLFHQFDCYEKEAEKLVALKLPLPAYEMVIKASHVFNLLDARRAISVTERQRYILRVRQLSRAVAKTYLEAREALNFPMLKVCDGQ; encoded by the coding sequence ATGACGCATATTAAGACGTTCCAAGATATTATTTTAACGCTACAGAACTATTGGGCCAAACAAGGTTGTGTTATTTTACAACCGCTAGATATGGAAGTAGGGGCCGGTACATTTCATCCAGCAACCTTTTTACGTGCTATTGGACCTGAGCCTTGGGCCGCTGCTTATGTGCAACCTTCACGCCGACCAACTGATGGCCGATATGGTGAAAATCCAAATCGGGTACAACATTATTACCAATTTCAAGTTATTTTAAAGCCATCACCGCTAGACATTCAGGAAAAGTATTTAGACTCCTTACGTGCCTTAAGCGTTGATCCCTTAATGGATGATATTCGCTTTGTTGAAGATAATTGGGAGTCCCCTACGCTCGGGGCATGGGGCCTAGGATGGGAGGTTTGGCAAAATGGCATGGAAGTCTCGCAATTTACTTATTTTCAGCAAGTCGGGGGCTTACCCTGTAAGCCGGTAACTGGTGAATTAACCTATGGTTTAGAACGACTCGCTATGTTTATTTTAGGTGTTGATAATTTATTTGATTTGCCCTGGAGTATTACCAAACAGGGCACCATTACGTATGGCGATGTGTTTCATCAGAATGAAGTTGAAATGTCAGCTTATAATTTCGAGCATGCAAATACCGATGTGCTTTTTCACCAGTTTGATTGCTATGAAAAAGAAGCTGAAAAATTAGTCGCACTTAAATTGCCTCTACCAGCTTACGAAATGGTTATTAAAGCCTCGCATGTATTTAATTTACTAGACGCACGGCGTGCGATTTCAGTCACTGAAAGGCAACGCTATATTTTGAGAGTAAGACAATTATCTAGAGCAGTCGCAAAGACTTATTTAGAAGCGCGCGAGGCGCTCAATTTTCCTATGTTAAAGGTGTGTGATGGTCAATAA
- the pip gene encoding prolyl aminopeptidase → MQNLYPIIKPYKCYELPVGKPHVLYVEETGNPEGIPVVILHAGPGAGGDITLRRFFDPELYRIIIFDQRGCGRSTPHAELQNNNTELLVEDIETIRHFLKLQHIILFGIGWGALLALLYAQKYPHNVNSFLFQRVFLGRQQDIDWFYKKGANIIYPDYWKEFIELASVEERKQIIDYYTNCLQGDNELARMAAAKNWALWEARCSCLQVHVNFIEEYTEPHFALALATLQSYYLTNHYFIEENQILNNIDKVKHIPAYLIHGRYDMVCPLTHAWELHQMMPLSQLSIVREAGHSYCEPGIIDALITATKQLAYQNNCL, encoded by the coding sequence ATGCAAAACCTCTATCCAATTATTAAACCTTATAAATGCTATGAACTTCCTGTAGGTAAACCGCATGTTCTCTATGTTGAAGAAACGGGAAATCCAGAAGGAATACCTGTTGTCATCTTACACGCAGGCCCAGGCGCTGGCGGGGATATCACTTTAAGACGTTTTTTCGATCCTGAGCTTTATCGTATCATTATTTTTGATCAAAGAGGATGTGGCCGCTCAACCCCGCATGCTGAACTGCAAAATAATAACACCGAGCTCTTAGTTGAAGATATTGAAACTATTCGTCATTTTCTTAAACTACAACATATTATATTATTTGGCATTGGTTGGGGCGCTTTGCTTGCTCTTTTATACGCTCAAAAATATCCGCACAATGTGAATAGTTTCTTATTTCAGCGTGTGTTTTTAGGTAGGCAGCAGGATATTGATTGGTTTTATAAAAAAGGCGCCAATATTATTTATCCTGATTATTGGAAAGAATTTATTGAACTTGCTTCTGTTGAAGAAAGAAAGCAAATTATTGACTATTATACGAACTGCTTACAGGGCGATAATGAATTAGCACGTATGGCAGCGGCAAAAAATTGGGCCCTGTGGGAGGCACGTTGTAGTTGCTTGCAAGTGCACGTCAATTTTATTGAAGAATACACTGAACCGCACTTTGCCCTAGCACTCGCAACACTACAATCTTATTATTTAACTAATCATTATTTTATTGAAGAAAATCAAATATTAAATAACATAGATAAAGTAAAACACATCCCTGCTTACCTTATTCATGGGCGGTATGATATGGTATGCCCTTTAACTCATGCTTGGGAACTGCATCAGATGATGCCCTTATCGCAACTGAGTATTGTTAGAGAAGCAGGTCACTCCTATTGTGAGCCTGGTATTATTGATGCTCTAATTACAGCAACCAAGCAACTTGCCTATCAAAATAACTGCTTATGA
- a CDS encoding DsbA family protein, translating to MKLKTLVTASALMAITVSPTLMAANSNNTSNTTTSSFTDAQKKDIQKVVHDYLVNNPEVLIEASQALQQKQQQTMQQEAQQAISQNTQQLFTDPLTVVGNPKGDVTLVEFFDYQCIHCKKMSPVINDLIKKNSNLKVVYKEFPIFGKSSENASRAALAAAMQGKYLQMHEALFNQEQRLNDQSIENAAKSIGLDMNKFKTDMNSKTVTDALDANRQLAEKLRLMGTPAFIIGSTPAGQFKQGSQPTFIPGAASPESLQELINKAGSGNNNS from the coding sequence GTGAAATTAAAAACTTTAGTAACAGCAAGTGCGCTGATGGCAATTACTGTTTCACCAACATTAATGGCTGCTAATAGTAATAATACATCGAATACAACAACTAGTAGCTTCACGGATGCGCAAAAAAAAGATATTCAAAAAGTGGTACATGATTATTTAGTAAATAATCCAGAAGTACTTATTGAAGCTTCACAAGCATTACAACAAAAACAACAGCAAACAATGCAGCAAGAAGCGCAACAAGCTATTTCGCAGAATACTCAACAGTTATTTACTGACCCACTAACGGTAGTAGGTAACCCTAAAGGTGACGTAACCTTAGTTGAATTCTTTGATTATCAATGCATTCATTGTAAAAAAATGTCGCCTGTCATTAATGACCTTATTAAAAAGAACAGTAATCTAAAAGTGGTTTATAAAGAATTTCCAATTTTTGGTAAAAGTTCTGAAAATGCATCTCGGGCTGCTTTAGCGGCTGCTATGCAAGGTAAGTACTTACAAATGCATGAAGCCTTATTTAATCAAGAACAACGTCTAAATGATCAGTCTATTGAAAATGCGGCTAAATCAATCGGTTTAGACATGAATAAATTTAAAACGGATATGAACAGCAAAACAGTGACTGATGCACTTGATGCCAATCGCCAGCTTGCTGAGAAATTACGTTTGATGGGCACACCTGCTTTCATTATTGGTTCAACACCTGCTGGCCAATTTAAACAAGGCAGCCAACCTACGTTTATCCCTGGCGCTGCAAGCCCTGAATCCTTACAGGAATTAATTAATAAAGCTGGTTCTGGCAACAATAATAGTTAA
- the dtd gene encoding D-aminoacyl-tRNA deacylase: MITVIQRVKQASVDVERTTIAKIDHGLLILCGFAPSDSLQTLHAMLRKCLNYRIFSDEQGKMNLTIAQVQGGLLLVPQFTLLAETNSGLRPSFSKAAPPEQGRRLFTELIALAREQYSPIACGEFGADMQVTLCNDGPVTFIMQFE, encoded by the coding sequence ATGATAACTGTTATACAACGTGTTAAACAGGCCTCTGTTGATGTTGAACGAACTACTATCGCTAAAATAGACCATGGTTTATTAATTTTATGTGGTTTTGCGCCTTCAGACTCCTTACAAACGCTTCATGCCATGTTGAGAAAATGCTTAAACTATCGAATCTTCTCTGATGAGCAAGGAAAAATGAATTTAACCATTGCGCAAGTACAAGGCGGGTTACTACTTGTACCACAATTTACGCTTTTAGCAGAAACAAACTCTGGCTTGCGCCCCAGTTTTTCAAAAGCAGCGCCGCCAGAACAGGGAAGAAGGTTATTTACAGAATTGATAGCCCTTGCACGTGAGCAATACTCACCTATTGCTTGTGGTGAATTTGGCGCTGATATGCAAGTAACTTTGTGCAATGATGGGCCAGTCACGTTTATCATGCAATTTGAATAG
- the gshA gene encoding glutamate--cysteine ligase: MLSDNIPVPHLTTANSGPLYHVEKIILSQVATIESWFRQKWQETPPPLTSSVDLRQAGFKLAPVDTNLFPAGFNNLNPDFLPLCIQAVQSVLFDYLPNCRRILLLPESHTRNQFYLQSLNVLKNILIQAGFIVRIGSLDPEVTTAQEMAIEEGGSILVEPLIRKDDKIGLANFEPCLIVLNNDLSTGIPPILQNIKQRIRPTAQLGWFSRLKSTHFHFFEQVANEFADLVQLDSWLINPYFKAVDNIDFMAQEGLDELANQAHELLTNIRNKYDHYDINERPFLAVKADNGTYGMSVMMIHDADELRQLNRKQRTRMAASKGSQKVNKVIIQEGIYSFETMPNGAVAEPVVYMIGPFVVGGFYRVHQGRGKSENLNAPGMHFEPLAFKQPCNMPRYEYEPVDSCPNRFYAYGVIARLAALAAAREIAAIGGE; this comes from the coding sequence ATGCTTTCTGATAATATTCCAGTTCCACATTTAACAACGGCGAACTCAGGGCCGCTATATCATGTGGAAAAAATAATTTTAAGCCAAGTAGCAACAATTGAATCATGGTTTAGGCAGAAATGGCAGGAAACCCCACCCCCTTTAACATCATCAGTTGATCTACGCCAGGCTGGCTTTAAATTAGCTCCAGTAGATACTAATTTATTTCCAGCAGGCTTTAATAATCTTAATCCTGATTTTTTACCCTTATGTATTCAAGCTGTACAATCAGTTTTATTTGATTATTTACCAAATTGTAGGCGAATACTTTTATTGCCAGAAAGTCATACTCGCAATCAGTTTTATTTGCAAAGTCTAAATGTATTAAAAAATATTTTAATACAGGCAGGCTTTATTGTTCGTATTGGTAGTCTTGATCCTGAAGTGACTACAGCACAAGAAATGGCCATTGAAGAAGGTGGGTCTATATTGGTTGAGCCGTTAATTCGTAAAGACGATAAAATTGGGCTTGCTAACTTTGAACCTTGTCTTATCGTTCTTAATAACGATTTGTCAACGGGCATACCGCCTATTTTACAAAATATAAAACAACGTATTCGCCCAACAGCCCAATTAGGCTGGTTTAGTCGCCTTAAATCCACCCATTTTCATTTTTTTGAACAAGTGGCCAATGAATTTGCGGACTTGGTTCAGTTAGACTCGTGGCTAATTAACCCTTATTTTAAAGCGGTTGATAATATTGATTTTATGGCGCAAGAAGGCCTTGATGAATTAGCTAATCAAGCGCACGAATTATTAACCAATATTAGAAATAAATACGATCACTATGATATTAATGAGCGGCCTTTTTTAGCTGTTAAAGCAGATAATGGTACCTATGGCATGAGTGTTATGATGATTCATGATGCAGATGAGCTGCGCCAATTGAATCGTAAGCAGCGAACGCGCATGGCAGCAAGTAAAGGTAGTCAAAAAGTAAATAAAGTCATTATTCAAGAAGGCATCTACTCCTTTGAAACCATGCCTAATGGCGCTGTTGCCGAACCTGTTGTTTATATGATTGGGCCTTTTGTAGTAGGCGGGTTTTACCGAGTACATCAAGGTCGCGGCAAGAGTGAAAATTTAAATGCGCCAGGCATGCATTTCGAACCATTAGCCTTTAAGCAACCCTGTAATATGCCACGCTATGAGTATGAGCCAGTTGATTCATGTCCTAATCGTTTTTATGCCTATGGGGTTATCGCGCGATTAGCAGCCCTCGCTGCCGCGCGCGAGATTGCAGCTATCGGAGGGGAGTAA